In one window of Synchiropus splendidus isolate RoL2022-P1 chromosome 15, RoL_Sspl_1.0, whole genome shotgun sequence DNA:
- the dcst1 gene encoding E3 ubiquitin-protein ligase DCST1 isoform X2, whose product MSGNPRASPGPHSSLEKWIRNVFPPVVHRFFFGQTEEFCLVRHFFHGLMGAVSATVLMLSFIPSLPLTFTQKMTSGSIALGVCVVFGMLSSTFRCSLLLMLPTCLGSSGRSYLMVLILSVLYSGPVWNIQSNIQRAAESMSCNLDLQVNNSKLLWRDAIAPFQNITEELLRDEPKLKAETEKVNRNFHSLQAALASQYGYDFQSTDAGGSTQDKFFANTRMQCDRVVDDGVQRCTKWFEAKWSECMAKFPFPINEIFCVSMKSHFLCDIMRVMTPWCREQIPVEGNFGRLFDQLNVSMGQLSQEFKAKLVLTEEKEQPLLEGDLLDQKFLNAIKAPFSGIRERMETVMRVVEMMKNFTFIFILIRAVLYLRSYLNDLHFDNMYITSYFRHVDARRKLENKRCLLPLSKSEEKKFIHPCWLCVHRAEYKELLSGILHFLSLGVLAVMLLSLDSAVFHALDIISRHLFVQFNLTSRHRVDVRVNGDSMIAHLIRTTVSAFNSSSHVHIQTDNRHCVIPPASLSPGVYLTTVTCVLLMALLSILQVYTSRLRRVIASFFFPENKC is encoded by the exons ATGTCTGGCAACCCTCGAGCAAGTCCCGGGCCTCACAGCT CTCTGGAGAAATGGATCAGAAATGTCTTCCCGCCAGTGGTCCATCGATTCTTCTTTGGCCAGACGGAGGAGTTTTGTTTGGTGCGTCATTTCTTCCACGGCCTGATGGGGGCGGTGAGCGCAACAG TGCTGATGCTCAGCTTCATCCCCAGCCTTCCCTTGACCTTCACCCAGAAGATGACCTCAGGAAGTATTGCCCTTG gtgtgtgtgtggtcttcgGGATGTTGTCGTCTACCTTCAGATGTAGCCTTCTGCTCATGCTACCCACTTGCCTTGGCTCCAGCGGCCGATCATACCTGATGGTTTTAATCCTCTCGGTTCTTTACTCTG GTCCAGTATGGAACATCCAAAGTAACATTCAAAGAGCTGCCGAGTCCATGAGCTGCAACTTGGACCTGCAAGTCAACAACAGCAAGCTACTGTGGAGAGACGCCATTGCACCATTCCAGAACATCACAGAGGAGCTGCTG AGGGACGAGCCGAAGCTGAAGGCAGAAACTGAGAAGGTCAACAGAAACTTCCACAGCCTCCAGGCCGCGCTGGCATCCCAGTACGGTTACGACTTCCAGTCCACTGACGCTGGAGGCAGCACACAAGACAAGTTCTTTGCTAACACCCGCATGCAGTGTGAcc gTGTGGTAGACGATGGTGTTCAACGATGCACCAAGTGGTTTGAGGCAAAATGGAGCGAGTGTATGGCAAAGTTTCCATTTCCCATCAACGAGATCTTCTGCGTCTCCATGAAGAGCCACTTCCTTTGCGACATCATGAGAG TCATGACTCCATGGTGCCGGGAACAGATTCCAGTGGAAGGAAACTTCGGGCGGCTCTTTGACCAGCTCAATGTATCGATGGGTCAATTGTCCCAAGAGTTCAAGGCCAAGCTGGTTCTGACG gaggagaaggagcagccACTGCtagaaggagaccttctggatCAGAAGTTTCTCAACGCCATCAAAGCTCCATTTAGCGGGATTAGAGAAAGGATGGAGACAGTGATGCGAGTTGtggagatgatgaagaacttcaccttcatcttcatcctcatccg GGCTGTTCTGTACTTGAGGAGCTACTTGAACGACCTTCACTTTGACAACATGTACATTACCTCCTACTTCAGGCATGTGGACGCTCGCAGGAAGCTGGAG AATAAGCGCTGTCTGCTGCCGCTGAGCAAGTCAGAGGAGAAGAAGTTCATCCACCCCTGTTGGCTCTGTGTGCACCGCGCAGAATACAAGGAGCTG tTGTCAGGTATTCTTCACTTCCTCTCGCTTGGGGTTCTGGCGGTGATGCTGCTCTCCCTGGACTCGGCCGTCTTCCACGCCCTGGACATCATCAGCCGACACTTGTTTGTCCAGTTCAACCTCACCA GTCGCCACCGGGTGGACGTGAGGGTGAACGGTGACTCCATGATCGCTCACCTCATCCGGACGACTGTGTCTGCGTTCAACAGCTCATCTCATGTCCACATTCAAACTGACAACCGCC ATTGTGTGATCCCACccgcctccctctctcctggaGTGTATCTCACCACTGTGACCTGTGTCCTGCTGATGGCGCTGCTGAGCATTCTTCAGGTCTACACAAGCCGCCTGAGACGGGTCAttgcctccttcttcttccctgag AACAAATGCTGA
- the dcst1 gene encoding E3 ubiquitin-protein ligase DCST1 isoform X1, producing the protein MSGNPRASPGPHSSLEKWIRNVFPPVVHRFFFGQTEEFCLVRHFFHGLMGAVSATVLMLSFIPSLPLTFTQKMTSGSIALGVCVVFGMLSSTFRCSLLLMLPTCLGSSGRSYLMVLILSVLYSGPVWNIQSNIQRAAESMSCNLDLQVNNSKLLWRDAIAPFQNITEELLRDEPKLKAETEKVNRNFHSLQAALASQYGYDFQSTDAGGSTQDKFFANTRMQCDRVVDDGVQRCTKWFEAKWSECMAKFPFPINEIFCVSMKSHFLCDIMRVMTPWCREQIPVEGNFGRLFDQLNVSMGQLSQEFKAKLVLTEEKEQPLLEGDLLDQKFLNAIKAPFSGIRERMETVMRVVEMMKNFTFIFILIRAVLYLRSYLNDLHFDNMYITSYFRHVDARRKLENKRCLLPLSKSEEKKFIHPCWLCVHRAEYKELLSGILHFLSLGVLAVMLLSLDSAVFHALDIISRHLFVQFNLTSRHRVDVRVNGDSMIAHLIRTTVSAFNSSSHVHIQTDNRHCVIPPASLSPGVYLTTVTCVLLMALLSILQVYTSRLRRVIASFFFPESLGQLSTRYWSEAC; encoded by the exons ATGTCTGGCAACCCTCGAGCAAGTCCCGGGCCTCACAGCT CTCTGGAGAAATGGATCAGAAATGTCTTCCCGCCAGTGGTCCATCGATTCTTCTTTGGCCAGACGGAGGAGTTTTGTTTGGTGCGTCATTTCTTCCACGGCCTGATGGGGGCGGTGAGCGCAACAG TGCTGATGCTCAGCTTCATCCCCAGCCTTCCCTTGACCTTCACCCAGAAGATGACCTCAGGAAGTATTGCCCTTG gtgtgtgtgtggtcttcgGGATGTTGTCGTCTACCTTCAGATGTAGCCTTCTGCTCATGCTACCCACTTGCCTTGGCTCCAGCGGCCGATCATACCTGATGGTTTTAATCCTCTCGGTTCTTTACTCTG GTCCAGTATGGAACATCCAAAGTAACATTCAAAGAGCTGCCGAGTCCATGAGCTGCAACTTGGACCTGCAAGTCAACAACAGCAAGCTACTGTGGAGAGACGCCATTGCACCATTCCAGAACATCACAGAGGAGCTGCTG AGGGACGAGCCGAAGCTGAAGGCAGAAACTGAGAAGGTCAACAGAAACTTCCACAGCCTCCAGGCCGCGCTGGCATCCCAGTACGGTTACGACTTCCAGTCCACTGACGCTGGAGGCAGCACACAAGACAAGTTCTTTGCTAACACCCGCATGCAGTGTGAcc gTGTGGTAGACGATGGTGTTCAACGATGCACCAAGTGGTTTGAGGCAAAATGGAGCGAGTGTATGGCAAAGTTTCCATTTCCCATCAACGAGATCTTCTGCGTCTCCATGAAGAGCCACTTCCTTTGCGACATCATGAGAG TCATGACTCCATGGTGCCGGGAACAGATTCCAGTGGAAGGAAACTTCGGGCGGCTCTTTGACCAGCTCAATGTATCGATGGGTCAATTGTCCCAAGAGTTCAAGGCCAAGCTGGTTCTGACG gaggagaaggagcagccACTGCtagaaggagaccttctggatCAGAAGTTTCTCAACGCCATCAAAGCTCCATTTAGCGGGATTAGAGAAAGGATGGAGACAGTGATGCGAGTTGtggagatgatgaagaacttcaccttcatcttcatcctcatccg GGCTGTTCTGTACTTGAGGAGCTACTTGAACGACCTTCACTTTGACAACATGTACATTACCTCCTACTTCAGGCATGTGGACGCTCGCAGGAAGCTGGAG AATAAGCGCTGTCTGCTGCCGCTGAGCAAGTCAGAGGAGAAGAAGTTCATCCACCCCTGTTGGCTCTGTGTGCACCGCGCAGAATACAAGGAGCTG tTGTCAGGTATTCTTCACTTCCTCTCGCTTGGGGTTCTGGCGGTGATGCTGCTCTCCCTGGACTCGGCCGTCTTCCACGCCCTGGACATCATCAGCCGACACTTGTTTGTCCAGTTCAACCTCACCA GTCGCCACCGGGTGGACGTGAGGGTGAACGGTGACTCCATGATCGCTCACCTCATCCGGACGACTGTGTCTGCGTTCAACAGCTCATCTCATGTCCACATTCAAACTGACAACCGCC ATTGTGTGATCCCACccgcctccctctctcctggaGTGTATCTCACCACTGTGACCTGTGTCCTGCTGATGGCGCTGCTGAGCATTCTTCAGGTCTACACAAGCCGCCTGAGACGGGTCAttgcctccttcttcttccctgag TCACTGGGTCAACTCAGCACACGTTACTGGAGTGAAGCGTGTTGA